In a genomic window of Candidatus Tumulicola sp.:
- a CDS encoding S41 family peptidase, with translation MRRRFVAVLAVLVAMTCVVPARAPAQTAVVLTPATRQAALTAIEGAIRTTYVFPEMRAPLIAKLDSQAATHHYDTADPNVFAERVTDDMQSVAHDGHLYMTYDPTEYAALLAPPKSDAGMDAYYRAIAIRQNSGLTEMKILPGNIRYLRLSAFDYAPGITTAAYDDAGRFLHGGDAIIIDLRGNGGGDSDAADYFGKALIDPNSGKPIYILVDGHVASAAEAVAYGAQAAKEAIIVGSTTYGAANNNKKLPIAPAFVLSVSYNRPINPITKTNWEGTGVVPNIRVAGSTTLPVAELSALDELSVLPGTSASMQAEYTWARQGVDAELHPVKLSNEQLARYAGRYRTIVIRAVNGQLRLTRTDRPRWEKNILLVPLNSNGLFAVTAFDDLRLRFHTNSFDFLYGNEDDRDTFTR, from the coding sequence ATGCGGCGGCGCTTCGTTGCAGTGTTGGCCGTGTTGGTAGCGATGACGTGCGTCGTGCCGGCGCGAGCGCCGGCGCAAACGGCCGTCGTGCTAACGCCGGCGACCCGACAAGCTGCGCTTACCGCAATCGAGGGCGCGATTCGCACGACGTACGTTTTTCCGGAGATGCGCGCTCCGCTGATCGCAAAACTCGATAGCCAGGCGGCGACGCACCACTACGACACCGCCGATCCGAACGTGTTTGCCGAGCGGGTAACCGACGACATGCAGTCGGTGGCCCACGACGGTCATTTGTATATGACCTACGACCCGACCGAATACGCAGCGTTGCTGGCACCGCCGAAAAGCGATGCTGGAATGGACGCTTACTATCGCGCGATCGCGATTCGTCAGAATAGCGGGCTGACCGAGATGAAGATTCTTCCGGGTAATATCCGCTATTTGAGACTGAGCGCTTTCGACTATGCGCCAGGCATTACGACGGCAGCTTATGACGATGCCGGCCGCTTTTTACACGGCGGCGATGCCATCATCATCGATTTGCGTGGAAACGGCGGTGGTGACAGCGATGCAGCCGACTATTTTGGGAAGGCGCTGATCGACCCCAATTCCGGCAAGCCGATCTACATTTTGGTCGACGGGCACGTCGCATCGGCGGCCGAAGCCGTTGCGTACGGCGCGCAAGCCGCGAAAGAAGCGATTATCGTGGGTAGTACAACCTACGGCGCCGCCAATAACAATAAGAAGCTGCCAATCGCGCCAGCGTTCGTGCTGAGCGTGTCGTACAACCGCCCGATCAACCCGATCACGAAGACCAACTGGGAAGGCACGGGTGTCGTTCCGAATATCCGCGTCGCGGGCAGTACGACGTTGCCGGTCGCGGAACTCAGCGCGCTCGATGAACTGTCGGTGCTGCCTGGCACCAGCGCGTCAATGCAGGCGGAATACACATGGGCTCGGCAGGGTGTCGATGCGGAACTTCACCCGGTCAAACTATCGAACGAGCAACTAGCGCGCTACGCGGGCCGCTATCGCACCATCGTCATTCGAGCCGTTAACGGCCAACTTCGACTAACGCGAACCGACCGGCCGCGCTGGGAAAAGAATATTCTACTCGTGCCACTAAACTCGAATGGTCTGTTCGCGGTCACTGCTTTTGACGATCTGCGTCTGCGCTTTCATACGAATTCGTTCGATTTTCTGTACGGAAACGAAGACGACCGGGACACTTTTACTCGCTAA
- a CDS encoding winged helix-turn-helix domain-containing protein encodes MDSVEHAAKILLRGLAEEDGDRALSLGQDVLSAGRDGGRLRDIALRAWREAIADDSLFVIDHLEWLDDKPEIRSLLNDLLSWRHPTRRVALCSRTAIGLRTARYASPHETIFLTAELLRFDRNTITELAARSAISDSELDTIEQRTLGWPVAVLLLMRSAVAGRMASAVDLFTNSDDANLEDFLQNEIVERLSPDQLKAIIAATFVEDATFADIARSLGADDVSDYIHDLLRPIPIVTSNDGNHLAVHPLLRAAIERRYATRKAAVLLDIARKHRSKDDLLRAAQVFLLAGDADAAAASLESLSSQYSLAGVYLFDAPSLEAALLIARIDASTTVRHPVLWASSALAWIYTRPNEDWLNEARAVWRSIRLEGPLMLRVSVVGSYANVAGILGLFEEIYRVFEEFESSLHAEDSIGFTLLLMWRTALSVWQGLPTDVDGAAQQIGLALDVPATRALWNFHVAARNLRCLGDREAEAIALDDAHEAAARSQLPLVRALVAAERIFHAWFWGDDTGFDVRIAQLENTVRPNAIDGFRHLLACCRGRGHIEPVGYETLAFRCMAFLIGASRSNTSENALRCARSAIQAADQSGSWFYKTLARICCGVLETNGASAELFGAAMRCARKTKSSALISSVAAIQARASKTGMLRDFCSRFSSRSTGCKVEIRVLEMKVLRDGNQLDLAPREMELLAALAVAGRIIDREELSQRLWPDRSADSARNNLRAYLLRLRTRIGPGVISTTERQCGIAPQVTIDIAELAMLLRRLASGVHTMSHEDRVALEFAAIVSIDAIETSSRSWEWFAPILPRLGDLVRDAALAQIRDAMRRGEWPIALAHAKRLFDRDSSDETACELTIRAFQKVDDQFGAASALRQHALAVAEEFGSKPSPHLETLVGSGVTSGQTV; translated from the coding sequence GTGGACTCCGTTGAACACGCAGCGAAGATCTTGCTGCGGGGCCTGGCGGAGGAAGACGGGGACCGAGCGTTATCGCTCGGGCAAGACGTGTTGAGCGCCGGTCGTGATGGCGGGCGCCTACGCGATATCGCCCTTCGCGCGTGGCGGGAGGCGATTGCCGACGATTCACTCTTTGTCATCGACCACTTGGAATGGCTGGACGATAAGCCGGAGATCCGAAGCCTACTGAATGACCTACTTTCCTGGCGTCACCCAACCCGCCGGGTCGCTCTATGTTCGCGCACCGCAATCGGACTTCGCACCGCTCGATACGCCTCGCCACACGAGACGATCTTTCTGACGGCCGAGCTCCTGCGGTTCGACCGGAATACCATTACGGAGCTCGCGGCCCGATCGGCGATCAGCGATTCGGAGCTAGATACGATCGAACAGCGTACCCTCGGATGGCCCGTCGCAGTATTGCTCCTGATGCGGTCCGCAGTAGCGGGCCGCATGGCATCGGCGGTTGATCTTTTCACGAACTCCGACGATGCTAATCTTGAGGACTTTCTACAAAATGAGATTGTCGAGCGGCTTTCACCCGATCAACTGAAAGCCATAATCGCGGCAACGTTCGTGGAAGATGCCACCTTCGCCGATATCGCACGTTCGTTGGGTGCGGATGATGTTAGCGACTATATTCACGACTTGCTGCGGCCGATACCGATCGTAACGTCGAACGATGGCAATCATCTCGCGGTTCACCCTTTACTGAGAGCCGCAATCGAGCGGCGCTATGCGACGCGGAAGGCCGCAGTGCTGCTCGACATCGCGCGCAAACATCGATCTAAAGATGATTTATTGCGCGCTGCCCAGGTGTTCTTATTGGCTGGCGATGCAGACGCCGCAGCAGCCTCACTTGAGTCCTTATCCAGTCAGTACTCGCTAGCCGGTGTGTACCTATTCGATGCCCCCTCTCTGGAGGCAGCGTTACTCATCGCGCGAATCGACGCCTCAACGACGGTTCGACACCCGGTGCTGTGGGCGTCGTCCGCGCTCGCGTGGATCTACACTCGCCCAAACGAAGATTGGCTTAACGAAGCCCGCGCGGTTTGGCGCTCAATACGACTTGAGGGACCGCTCATGCTTCGCGTAAGCGTCGTGGGCTCGTACGCGAACGTCGCCGGCATCTTGGGCTTGTTCGAGGAAATCTACCGAGTTTTCGAGGAGTTTGAATCGTCGCTCCATGCGGAAGACTCGATCGGCTTCACCCTCCTCCTTATGTGGCGCACAGCCCTCAGCGTTTGGCAAGGGCTTCCGACCGACGTCGACGGAGCGGCGCAACAGATCGGATTGGCACTCGACGTTCCGGCCACGCGAGCTCTCTGGAACTTTCACGTTGCCGCTCGAAACTTACGCTGCCTCGGCGATCGAGAAGCTGAAGCAATCGCACTCGACGACGCGCATGAGGCCGCAGCTAGATCGCAGCTGCCGTTGGTGCGCGCCCTGGTCGCCGCAGAGCGCATTTTCCATGCGTGGTTTTGGGGCGACGACACGGGGTTCGATGTGCGGATCGCGCAGCTTGAAAACACCGTGCGGCCGAACGCAATCGACGGTTTCAGACACCTACTAGCATGCTGCCGCGGTCGAGGTCACATCGAGCCGGTCGGCTACGAAACGTTGGCATTTCGCTGCATGGCGTTTTTAATAGGAGCGTCGCGATCGAACACATCAGAAAACGCTTTACGGTGTGCGCGCAGTGCTATCCAGGCTGCCGATCAAAGCGGCTCGTGGTTTTATAAAACGCTCGCACGAATTTGTTGCGGCGTTCTCGAAACAAACGGTGCGAGTGCGGAACTATTCGGTGCAGCGATGCGGTGCGCGCGAAAGACCAAGTCATCAGCCCTTATTAGTAGCGTCGCCGCCATACAAGCACGAGCCTCCAAGACGGGGATGCTTCGGGACTTTTGTTCTAGATTCAGCTCGCGCTCTACGGGCTGTAAGGTCGAGATCAGGGTTCTGGAGATGAAGGTATTGCGCGATGGCAATCAGCTTGATCTGGCGCCTCGTGAGATGGAATTGCTTGCTGCGTTGGCGGTTGCCGGACGAATAATCGACCGAGAGGAACTATCGCAACGACTGTGGCCCGATCGATCTGCTGATAGCGCGCGCAATAACTTACGGGCGTATCTCCTCCGCCTGCGAACTCGTATCGGCCCAGGTGTGATATCAACGACTGAAAGGCAATGCGGAATAGCGCCGCAGGTCACAATTGATATCGCAGAGCTTGCGATGCTATTGCGTCGCTTGGCGTCCGGCGTTCACACGATGTCCCACGAGGACCGCGTGGCATTGGAGTTCGCCGCAATCGTCAGCATTGATGCTATCGAAACCTCTAGTCGGAGCTGGGAATGGTTCGCCCCGATCTTACCGCGCCTGGGAGACCTCGTCCGCGATGCCGCTCTGGCGCAAATTCGAGACGCCATGCGCCGCGGCGAATGGCCGATCGCGCTCGCGCACGCAAAACGGTTGTTCGATCGAGATTCTTCGGACGAAACAGCCTGCGAACTTACGATTCGTGCATTTCAAAAGGTCGACGATCAATTTGGAGCTGCCTCGGCCCTTCGACAGCACGCTCTCGCTGTCGCAGAAGAGTTCGGATCGAAGCCGTCTCCGCATCTCGAAACCCTAGTTGGGTCTGGAGTGACGAGCGGACAGACGGTTTAG
- a CDS encoding choice-of-anchor tandem repeat GloVer-containing protein has product MRGSSRIVKGYGLPALVVMFGLTGCGSNAGPPIEPAMHWAVPASSSKVKDVVADLQPESAVPYGGLLLGSDGQMFGTTSQGGTSASGFGSVIAYDGSGVHTVYAFRGMPDGAAPEAGLVQDSSGVLYGTTTYGGAVCPAGCGTVFDLIPNGSTYTEKVLYAFQGGQDGAYPIGGLLIDKSGALYGTTFQGGGAAACSGGCGIVFKLVRSGKTYKETVAHRFKGGQDGANPVGTLIADSAGTVYGTAKSGGNSSACSGGCGVVYKLKRSGATYVESVVHSFAGGYSDGATPRSALLAGKHGTLYGTTLYAGSGANAGVVFELTPSGKEYSEKVIFKFSGGKTGAQPHDENGLIADTKGNIYGTASAGGTAKSFGVVFKLTPSGSQYSETVLHEFQGPAKDGESPWAGVIIGSDKNLWGVTPYGGSGTCDTSGVAGCGVLFRLTP; this is encoded by the coding sequence ATGCGTGGTTCATCGCGAATCGTCAAAGGATACGGTCTGCCCGCGCTCGTCGTGATGTTTGGGCTAACGGGTTGTGGCTCGAATGCCGGCCCGCCCATCGAACCCGCCATGCACTGGGCGGTCCCGGCGTCCTCGTCCAAAGTCAAAGACGTGGTCGCAGATTTGCAGCCGGAGAGCGCGGTTCCGTACGGGGGCCTGCTTCTGGGCTCCGACGGTCAGATGTTCGGTACGACATCGCAAGGCGGCACGAGTGCCAGTGGCTTCGGTAGCGTCATCGCTTACGACGGATCCGGCGTGCACACGGTCTACGCTTTCCGTGGAATGCCCGATGGGGCGGCGCCCGAAGCCGGCCTCGTGCAAGATTCGTCGGGCGTGCTTTACGGCACGACCACTTACGGAGGGGCCGTATGCCCGGCGGGATGCGGCACGGTCTTCGACTTGATCCCTAATGGATCGACCTATACCGAAAAGGTGCTGTACGCTTTTCAAGGCGGGCAAGACGGCGCTTATCCCATCGGCGGACTTCTGATCGACAAGAGTGGTGCGCTGTACGGAACCACCTTCCAAGGTGGCGGCGCTGCAGCATGTAGCGGGGGCTGCGGGATCGTTTTCAAGCTCGTGCGTTCCGGCAAAACCTATAAGGAGACCGTCGCTCATCGTTTCAAAGGCGGTCAGGACGGCGCAAATCCTGTCGGCACGTTGATTGCGGACAGCGCGGGCACCGTTTACGGAACGGCAAAGAGCGGAGGTAACAGCAGTGCTTGTTCGGGCGGCTGCGGCGTCGTCTACAAGCTGAAGCGCTCCGGCGCTACCTACGTGGAAAGCGTCGTTCATAGCTTTGCAGGCGGATACAGTGACGGGGCTACTCCGCGGTCGGCTTTACTTGCTGGAAAGCACGGCACATTGTACGGCACCACACTGTACGCCGGGAGTGGTGCGAATGCCGGCGTCGTCTTCGAACTTACGCCGTCGGGAAAGGAATACTCTGAAAAAGTAATATTCAAGTTCAGCGGCGGTAAAACCGGTGCACAGCCGCACGATGAAAACGGCCTAATCGCCGATACGAAAGGCAACATCTACGGCACTGCCAGCGCGGGTGGAACTGCCAAGAGTTTCGGCGTTGTCTTTAAGCTAACGCCTTCCGGCTCCCAATACAGCGAGACGGTGCTTCACGAATTCCAAGGCCCGGCGAAAGATGGCGAATCACCCTGGGCCGGCGTAATCATCGGAAGCGATAAAAATCTGTGGGGCGTAACGCCCTACGGCGGATCCGGCACTTGCGACACGAGCGGCGTCGCGGGTTGCGGCGTACTCTTTCGGCTTACGCCGTAA
- a CDS encoding ATPase, T2SS/T4P/T4SS family — protein MLREPSVTAFTDEPAIRTLDAILAHAIDAGASDLHVGPSARAGQARVRVGGALQFVTEIDAELLLRIVSRIKLLAGMDIADRRLPQDGRFDVERVGRRIDLRVSSLPTIDGERLTIRLLDRDGGGRRLDNLGMPKDLQRDFRSVLTASAGFVVICGPTGSGKTTTLYAALRERDADSEHICSVEDPVELRLDGIAQVQVNVRSGLTFATVLRAFLRQDPDVVVVGEMRDAETAAVATTAALCGRLVLATLHATNAITAFERLRELGIGARTLAASVSAVLGQRLRPRLDGGGREGVFELILVSDELRHALHIQAPPETLRAVALRDGYLPIRSVEGAA, from the coding sequence ATGCTACGCGAACCTTCGGTAACCGCCTTCACTGACGAGCCCGCGATAAGGACGCTGGACGCGATCCTCGCGCATGCAATCGATGCGGGCGCGTCAGATCTGCACGTCGGTCCCAGCGCGCGAGCCGGGCAGGCGCGCGTGCGAGTCGGCGGTGCATTACAATTCGTGACCGAAATCGATGCAGAGCTCTTACTACGCATCGTGTCGCGAATCAAGTTATTGGCCGGGATGGATATCGCGGATCGTCGTCTTCCTCAGGACGGGAGATTTGATGTGGAGCGTGTTGGGCGCCGTATCGATCTTCGCGTGTCCTCGCTTCCGACGATCGACGGGGAGAGGCTGACGATCCGTTTACTCGACCGCGACGGCGGTGGACGTCGCCTGGACAATCTCGGGATGCCGAAAGATCTACAACGCGACTTTCGGAGTGTCTTGACTGCGAGCGCGGGGTTTGTCGTGATCTGCGGTCCAACCGGCAGCGGCAAGACAACAACGCTGTACGCGGCGTTGCGCGAACGCGACGCAGACTCGGAACACATTTGCAGCGTCGAAGACCCCGTTGAATTACGACTCGACGGCATCGCGCAAGTACAAGTGAACGTTCGCTCTGGGCTCACTTTCGCGACGGTTCTGCGTGCGTTTCTTCGCCAAGACCCCGACGTCGTCGTCGTCGGAGAGATGCGCGACGCTGAAACTGCAGCCGTCGCTACGACGGCCGCGTTATGTGGTCGATTAGTTCTCGCAACGCTTCACGCGACGAACGCGATAACCGCGTTCGAGCGCCTTCGGGAGCTCGGGATCGGCGCTCGAACGTTGGCTGCGTCAGTTTCTGCTGTATTGGGGCAACGGCTGCGGCCGAGATTAGACGGCGGCGGACGCGAAGGAGTCTTCGAACTCATCCTCGTCTCCGACGAGCTGCGACACGCGCTACATATCCAGGCGCCTCCGGAGACGTTGCGAGCGGTCGCACTACGCGACGGGTATCTTCCGATCCGTTCGGTCGAAGGTGCTGCATGA
- a CDS encoding PilT/PilU family type 4a pilus ATPase: MKARIDPGIRFADIIHAARVRNASDLHLAAGHPAVARVDGTLTALSEGLFDSDELWSVAAGLMSDCNRTEFERSGDVSTSIDFGDGGRARMHVLRTGGEPVLAVRLLDREPPALERLNLPAVVSSLGQRERGLVVLAGPTGCGKSTTMAAIVGDINRGYHRRIVTLEDPIEYRHYNRSSFISQREIGLDAPTIQQALVGALRADPDVLVVGEVRDANAMHTVLMAAETGHLVFVTLHTGTASETVERIVDMFDGARQAQARVALAETLVAVVCQRLVKGAVAGRRAVAEILIATPALKSIIRQSKTYLIPNAIVTGRRHGMQTFAQHAAQLAAEGEISLDTARRFEDARTTAA, encoded by the coding sequence ATGAAAGCTCGAATCGATCCCGGCATCCGATTCGCAGATATCATCCATGCGGCACGAGTCCGTAACGCCTCCGACCTTCATCTAGCGGCTGGCCACCCCGCCGTCGCTCGAGTCGACGGCACACTTACAGCGTTGTCCGAAGGCCTCTTCGATTCAGACGAATTGTGGAGCGTGGCGGCCGGGCTCATGAGCGATTGTAACCGAACAGAGTTCGAACGGAGCGGCGACGTCAGTACTTCGATCGATTTTGGTGACGGCGGACGCGCGCGGATGCACGTTTTGCGAACGGGCGGAGAACCTGTGCTGGCGGTTCGTCTTCTGGATCGCGAGCCGCCGGCCCTCGAACGCCTGAATTTGCCGGCTGTCGTAAGCTCGTTGGGACAGCGAGAGCGCGGTTTGGTCGTGCTCGCTGGGCCAACGGGGTGCGGCAAATCTACAACGATGGCCGCGATCGTCGGCGACATCAATCGCGGCTATCACCGACGCATTGTGACCCTGGAAGATCCGATTGAATATCGTCATTACAACCGCAGCTCGTTTATTTCGCAGCGTGAGATCGGACTTGATGCGCCAACCATACAGCAAGCACTGGTCGGTGCACTCCGCGCCGATCCCGACGTCTTGGTCGTCGGAGAAGTACGGGATGCGAACGCCATGCATACCGTGTTGATGGCAGCCGAGACGGGACACCTCGTGTTCGTGACGTTGCACACGGGAACCGCTTCGGAGACAGTAGAGCGGATCGTCGATATGTTTGATGGGGCTCGTCAAGCGCAAGCGCGCGTGGCGCTAGCCGAAACGCTAGTCGCCGTCGTGTGTCAGCGTCTCGTAAAGGGTGCCGTTGCCGGCCGCCGCGCCGTAGCAGAGATACTCATCGCGACCCCGGCACTGAAGAGCATAATCCGTCAATCGAAGACGTACCTCATCCCAAACGCTATTGTCACGGGGCGCCGGCACGGCATGCAAACCTTCGCGCAACATGCCGCCCAGCTCGCTGCCGAGGGAGAGATTTCGCTCGATACGGCACGCCGCTTCGAAGACGCTCGGACGACGGCCGCTTGA
- a CDS encoding type II secretion system F family protein, with product MTALNGAATIPGIVARIRFALHRDSGARLAAFRSLAALIEAGVPLRRSLETVTAVRSRDSIIDALRAVSAQVESGTALSQALLDHPHEFSRVTIAIVRAGEAGGSLDEALRTLARWEERDRALRRKIVATLTYPAVVSVAAVALLLFLIGNTIPAFAATFAQLHARLPLITRVLLRLGGTVDSPELVPSVALVVASIIAATVWARHRSPLLANALDRFRFKIPLVGPVLSKASAARLARTLGSLLKAGVDVVTSIDICTGVVGPAHRSCLESVTASLRRGDGLVAPFERSGLFDATFAQLLRSGEESGAIDAMFVRIARFYESDVETSLLALTSILEPVLICTLGLAVGTIVASIIIPLYSMIGNIQ from the coding sequence GTGACGGCGCTCAATGGGGCGGCGACGATCCCCGGCATTGTCGCTCGCATTCGATTCGCGCTGCATCGCGACTCGGGGGCGCGACTGGCCGCCTTTCGATCCTTAGCCGCGCTTATTGAGGCCGGCGTACCGCTACGGCGCAGCCTGGAAACGGTCACGGCAGTTCGTTCACGGGACAGCATCATCGATGCGCTACGGGCAGTATCGGCGCAGGTTGAGTCCGGCACCGCATTATCGCAAGCCCTGCTGGACCACCCGCACGAATTCTCGCGGGTGACGATCGCGATCGTGCGTGCGGGCGAGGCGGGGGGATCGCTCGACGAGGCATTGCGGACGCTTGCTCGATGGGAAGAGCGCGACCGGGCGCTACGCCGCAAGATCGTGGCTACCCTGACGTATCCCGCCGTGGTAAGTGTGGCTGCTGTGGCACTGCTCCTTTTCTTGATTGGAAATACGATACCAGCATTCGCCGCGACATTCGCTCAATTGCACGCGCGCTTACCCCTGATAACGCGCGTGCTGTTGCGGCTGGGAGGCACGGTAGATTCACCCGAGCTGGTGCCGTCGGTCGCGCTGGTCGTCGCCTCGATCATCGCTGCGACCGTCTGGGCGCGACATCGGTCTCCGCTCTTGGCAAATGCGCTCGACCGTTTTCGATTTAAGATTCCATTGGTCGGACCGGTACTATCGAAAGCATCGGCCGCGCGGCTGGCCCGCACGCTCGGGTCGCTTCTAAAGGCTGGAGTTGATGTCGTAACATCGATCGACATCTGCACCGGCGTCGTGGGACCCGCTCACCGCAGTTGTCTAGAAAGCGTCACGGCTTCTCTCCGGCGCGGTGACGGCCTGGTCGCTCCATTCGAGCGAAGTGGCCTATTCGACGCAACGTTCGCGCAACTGCTTCGCTCCGGCGAGGAGAGTGGCGCGATCGACGCAATGTTCGTGCGAATAGCACGGTTTTACGAAAGCGACGTAGAAACTTCGCTTCTCGCTCTGACAAGTATTTTAGAACCGGTTCTCATCTGTACCCTCGGACTCGCCGTAGGGACGATCGTTGCATCCATCATCATCCCACTTTACTCAATGATCGGAAATATTCAATGA
- a CDS encoding sigma-70 family RNA polymerase sigma factor: MIQPLTTAELWYRYRRPEHRERLVSEYAYLCARAARRFVRPNLDRADLEQVATIGLIKAVDRYDPSQQTPFEAYAWVLILGELMHFVRDGERMLRAPRRLRDLERRWLAAERELWNLLGREPVEDDIAHHIGASMQERRDVRDFRASGTVVSFELLPPHLQRESSAPFDAVIDKLTLERLLQSVTPLEASIVRSIHLEGATMVDLARRLGYSRRHLTRLHRAAIERLRRAGQSPQERSGRGAKTPGLWT, encoded by the coding sequence ATGATTCAACCGCTGACGACTGCGGAGCTTTGGTACCGCTACCGCCGCCCGGAACATCGCGAGCGACTCGTATCCGAATACGCGTACCTATGTGCTCGAGCGGCTCGCCGTTTCGTGCGCCCGAATCTCGATCGTGCCGACCTCGAACAAGTCGCTACCATCGGCCTCATTAAAGCGGTCGACCGGTACGACCCCTCACAGCAAACGCCGTTTGAAGCATATGCGTGGGTCCTGATTTTAGGGGAGCTAATGCATTTTGTGCGCGACGGGGAGCGAATGCTTCGCGCGCCCCGGCGTCTTCGCGATCTCGAGCGGCGTTGGTTGGCGGCGGAGCGTGAATTGTGGAACTTGCTCGGTCGTGAGCCGGTAGAGGACGACATCGCTCACCACATCGGCGCCTCGATGCAGGAACGCCGTGACGTTCGTGATTTTAGGGCGAGTGGTACGGTCGTTTCATTCGAACTGCTTCCACCGCATCTACAGCGCGAATCGAGTGCGCCCTTCGATGCGGTTATCGACAAACTGACGCTTGAGCGACTGCTGCAAAGTGTGACCCCGCTCGAGGCGTCGATCGTGCGGTCGATTCATCTCGAAGGCGCGACCATGGTGGATTTAGCGCGTCGACTCGGGTATTCTCGCCGGCATCTCACCCGTTTGCATCGAGCCGCCATCGAGCGACTTCGTCGCGCCGGTCAATCGCCCCAGGAACGTTCCGGTCGCGGCGCTAAGACGCCGGGACTTTGGACGTAA
- a CDS encoding prepilin-type N-terminal cleavage/methylation domain-containing protein, translated as MDDARRAMDARKLRLQRGFTLIEMMIVVAIIAILVGILVPNFVRARAQAQTSACESNLKEIATAIELFQTDNDRYPDGGTVDPSNDELTPYLKQTPVDPAAGPGSFYTFTVEKPDTGNASYAIVCPGTHDPGTLQNISPQTKFTHIQYSSDAGFAATKSQ; from the coding sequence ATGGATGACGCTCGGCGAGCGATGGACGCTCGAAAATTACGGTTACAGCGCGGATTTACGCTCATCGAAATGATGATCGTCGTGGCGATCATTGCGATACTTGTCGGTATACTCGTGCCGAACTTCGTCCGAGCCCGTGCACAGGCGCAGACCTCGGCGTGCGAGTCAAACTTGAAAGAGATCGCGACCGCGATCGAGCTGTTTCAAACGGATAACGATCGTTATCCGGACGGAGGTACCGTCGACCCGTCAAACGACGAGTTAACGCCATACCTAAAACAAACGCCTGTGGACCCGGCGGCTGGACCGGGCTCGTTCTACACGTTTACGGTCGAAAAGCCTGACACAGGAAATGCCTCATATGCAATTGTTTGCCCCGGTACGCACGATCCGGGGACGCTGCAGAACATTTCTCCGCAGACGAAATTCACGCATATACAATATTCATCCGACGCCGGCTTCGCGGCGACGAAGTCGCAATGA
- a CDS encoding A24 family peptidase → MCLASAVLAAVVARAVPFELAASLLISLAFVNGATDIRSGVCFDTVQLLAASALAVSRYSSLSDAACGLLVGIMLLGVPYILTKKRGIGLGDVKFAAATGLGLGVSGEIQAVYIAFVAGGTAAACILLSGRAPRQAAIAFAPFLSFGAVCALVATRSL, encoded by the coding sequence ATGTGTTTAGCTTCAGCAGTGCTCGCCGCGGTGGTTGCGCGCGCAGTTCCGTTCGAACTGGCCGCTTCGCTCCTGATTTCGCTCGCCTTCGTAAATGGGGCCACCGATATTCGATCGGGTGTATGCTTCGATACGGTTCAGTTGTTGGCGGCGTCCGCGCTGGCTGTGAGCCGCTATTCTAGCCTCAGCGACGCGGCGTGCGGCCTCCTCGTTGGAATAATGTTGCTCGGCGTTCCGTATATACTAACGAAGAAACGAGGCATCGGCCTCGGCGACGTCAAGTTTGCCGCGGCGACCGGTCTAGGTTTGGGGGTTTCTGGCGAGATACAGGCGGTCTATATTGCATTCGTTGCCGGGGGGACTGCAGCCGCTTGTATCTTGCTTTCAGGCAGAGCACCTCGCCAGGCGGCGATCGCATTCGCGCCGTTTCTAAGTTTCGGGGCGGTCTGTGCGCTCGTCGCGACAAGATCGTTATGA